CCGGGGGCCGCCTGGGAGCAGGGGACCGACCTCGACTCCCTGAAGCGCATGCTCGGCTACTGGGCCGATGGCTTCGACTGGCGGGCGCAGGAGCGCCGGCTGAATGCGTTCAAGCATTTTCGTGCCGAGATCGGCGGCATCCACGTTCACTTCGTCCATCAGCGGGCACGGGAGGGAAACGGCATCCCTTTGATCCTGACCCATGGATGGCCCAGCTCGTTTCTCGAGCTTCTCCCGCTCGTGCCGCTCCTGACCGACCCGAAGGCCAACGGCATCGACGGTCCGGCTTTCGACCTCGTCATTCCCTCGCTTCCGGGATACGGCTTCTCGGAACGGCCGGCGCAGGCGAACTACCGCACCGTTGCACGCCTGTGGCATGAGCTCATGCGCGGACTCGGCTATGAGCGATACGGGGCCGGCGGCGGGGATTTCGGCGCCGGCGTCGCCGCGCACATGGCCATCGACAATCCCGAGCCGATGATCGGCATCCATCTGACCACGATGGAGCTCTGGCCGCCGACGGGTGAGGGGACGCGGCCGTTGACCGAAGCCGAGAACGCATACGTCGCCCTCGTGCGGCGATGGGACGAGGTCGAGCGGGGGTATTCCGCCATCCAGTCGACGAGACCGCAGACGCTCGGCTATGGGTTGAACGATTCGCCGGCCGGGCTCGCGGCCTGGATTCTCGAGAAGTGGCGCGCGTGGAGCGATTCCCAGGGCGACCTCGAAGCGCGATTCTCGCGCGACTTTCTCCTGACGATGCTCACGC
The Thermoanaerobaculia bacterium DNA segment above includes these coding regions:
- a CDS encoding epoxide hydrolase, producing MSRPSETIPIEPFTIRVPDGVLADLRTRIRNTRWPGRAPGAAWEQGTDLDSLKRMLGYWADGFDWRAQERRLNAFKHFRAEIGGIHVHFVHQRAREGNGIPLILTHGWPSSFLELLPLVPLLTDPKANGIDGPAFDLVIPSLPGYGFSERPAQANYRTVARLWHELMRGLGYERYGAGGGDFGAGVAAHMAIDNPEPMIGIHLTTMELWPPTGEGTRPLTEAENAYVALVRRWDEVERGYSAIQSTRPQTLGYGLNDSPAGLAAWILEKWRAWSDSQGDLEARFSRDFLLTMLTLYWVTETITPSMRDYFDNRWHGADLPPGARVQIPVGFANFDHNYVSEGSPPREWAERLYDVRRWTPMPSGGHFAAAEEPELLARDIAAFFAEI